From the Candidatus Thorarchaeota archaeon genome, one window contains:
- a CDS encoding Zn-dependent exopeptidase M28, whose protein sequence is MMSTGPRVASSIQQVYGSDFSLNVFESVNEESYLGHVKKLTENGSRWTRLEGQSVILSDANVYAGSWIANTLEEISGGRIEVEMLGEHRSVLGRLPGWSSNRSAPVFVIGGHYDSVQNAPGANDDASGVAAVIELARVLSAYEWPLDIYFGAWNSEEIGLLGSEEVARILSQRHINILQYFNIDMLLVEDTTKPSDQRVWGIYNSAARFHESRLFVDLIRMMSHNYGMDLVCPRSSGMDSLWYHSDQYSFVQQGFKNALFMFESGFSRDNAYHRPADTWDNPLYNYSLGTDTTAAIGAAIAFTMSGAYDKPTSLRFSGTLNPGAEEKFLFVNSITTEVEVNATWAGGGLDFSVGAEYTSLNSSSFTQSSDWTQVLTAQTEWNGLHRVTVKNHGGEPVTFEMTVEYESDLNGNNIIDSSEYWMDSFFVTRDSDSDGLNNLLEKEIGTDPYKTDSDNDRMPDGYEYFNGLDPLVADGDLDPDGDGITNFYEYLNQTNPQSSDTDSDLMPDLWEIEHSLDPRTGDADRDPDGDSITNLQEYLRGSDPHSYDLYFLMLPGPASILLGGVIGAACVISIGIVVMRRRP, encoded by the coding sequence ATGATGTCTACAGGCCCGCGTGTCGCATCGAGCATCCAACAGGTCTACGGGTCTGACTTCTCACTGAACGTGTTTGAGAGTGTAAACGAGGAGTCCTATCTTGGACACGTCAAGAAGCTCACTGAGAACGGCTCGAGATGGACTAGACTTGAGGGGCAATCGGTAATCTTGAGCGACGCGAATGTGTACGCCGGCAGTTGGATTGCAAACACACTCGAAGAGATCTCCGGAGGCAGGATCGAGGTGGAGATGCTTGGCGAACACAGATCGGTGCTCGGGAGACTCCCCGGCTGGTCAAGTAACCGCTCCGCACCCGTGTTTGTCATTGGTGGCCACTATGACAGCGTCCAGAATGCGCCGGGTGCCAACGATGATGCTTCGGGCGTCGCAGCAGTGATTGAACTCGCACGAGTCCTATCCGCATACGAGTGGCCATTGGACATATACTTCGGCGCGTGGAACTCCGAAGAGATCGGCCTCCTTGGGTCAGAGGAAGTGGCTAGGATACTCTCCCAACGGCACATCAACATTCTCCAGTACTTCAACATCGATATGCTTCTTGTTGAAGACACTACAAAGCCGAGTGACCAACGTGTCTGGGGAATCTACAATAGTGCAGCCAGGTTTCATGAGAGCAGGCTGTTTGTAGACCTGATTCGAATGATGAGTCATAACTATGGTATGGACTTGGTGTGCCCGCGCTCCTCGGGAATGGACTCGCTCTGGTACCACTCCGACCAGTATTCCTTTGTTCAACAGGGTTTCAAGAACGCACTCTTCATGTTCGAGTCGGGCTTCAGTCGTGACAACGCCTACCACAGACCTGCCGACACTTGGGACAATCCACTCTATAACTACAGCCTTGGCACGGACACGACAGCTGCAATTGGAGCTGCCATCGCATTCACAATGTCAGGCGCCTATGACAAACCGACCAGCTTGAGATTCAGTGGCACACTCAACCCGGGAGCGGAGGAGAAGTTTCTCTTCGTCAACTCAATCACGACCGAGGTAGAGGTCAATGCGACATGGGCCGGTGGTGGACTTGACTTCAGTGTCGGTGCCGAGTATACTTCGCTCAACTCATCATCATTCACACAATCATCCGACTGGACTCAGGTCTTGACTGCTCAGACCGAGTGGAACGGACTCCACAGAGTGACTGTCAAGAATCATGGGGGCGAACCGGTGACATTTGAAATGACAGTCGAGTATGAGTCAGATCTGAATGGCAACAACATTATCGACAGCAGCGAGTACTGGATGGACTCCTTCTTCGTGACGCGGGACAGCGACTCAGATGGGCTGAATAATCTCCTCGAGAAGGAGATTGGCACCGACCCGTACAAGACCGACTCAGATAACGACAGGATGCCAGATGGTTACGAGTACTTCAATGGACTCGACCCGCTGGTGGCGGACGGTGATCTTGACCCGGATGGTGATGGCATCACGAACTTCTACGAGTACCTGAACCAGACGAACCCTCAGTCAAGTGATACCGACTCGGACCTCATGCCCGACCTGTGGGAGATCGAGCACAGCCTTGACCCGCGGACAGGCGATGCGGATCGGGATCCTGACGGGGACTCCATCACAAACCTTCAGGAGTATCTGCGGGGGTCTGACCCACACTCATACGACCTGTACTTCCTCATGCTCCCCGGCCCCGCGTCCATCTTGCTTGGCGGAGTCATCGGAGCTGCATGCGTGATATCGATTGGAATTGTAGTGATGCGGAGGAGACCGTGA
- a CDS encoding pyruvate synthase subunit beta: MKEMPLEEYVLKGNAACAGCQDMVALRHAHKALEGDVIQVVPACCTSVVQSLWPKTGLAVPVLNTGFAAAAATASGVRAALAAKGNDHTTVMVWAGDGGTFDIGIQALSGAFERRTDFLYVCYNNQVYSNTGTQRSGATPLHAQTSTTWHGKTEPEKLLDLVVAAHEPAYQATANAAYPRDLYEKFQRARGIRGPKFIHIFLPCPQAWNYPVEKGVEIGKLAVETGYWIMWERIGEEFKLDPVSERYRDPAKRKPIDEFLKLQGRFAHLFKPTRDDKKLAELEAFVQHRWDLVMRTFT; the protein is encoded by the coding sequence ATAAAGGAGATGCCTCTCGAGGAATATGTGCTGAAGGGCAATGCCGCGTGTGCCGGCTGCCAGGACATGGTCGCTCTTCGACACGCGCACAAAGCTCTGGAAGGAGATGTCATACAGGTCGTCCCTGCCTGCTGCACCAGTGTTGTGCAGTCCCTGTGGCCCAAGACAGGGCTTGCGGTGCCTGTCCTCAACACAGGCTTCGCTGCAGCGGCAGCCACTGCGAGCGGCGTGCGAGCGGCCCTTGCGGCAAAGGGGAACGACCACACCACCGTGATGGTGTGGGCCGGTGATGGCGGGACATTCGACATAGGGATTCAGGCACTCAGTGGTGCATTTGAGCGGCGGACGGACTTTCTTTACGTGTGTTACAACAACCAGGTCTACTCCAACACCGGTACACAGCGCTCTGGAGCCACACCCCTGCACGCCCAGACATCAACGACCTGGCATGGCAAGACCGAACCTGAGAAGCTACTGGACCTTGTCGTTGCTGCTCACGAGCCAGCATATCAGGCGACCGCCAACGCTGCGTATCCAAGAGACCTCTACGAGAAGTTTCAGAGAGCACGGGGAATACGCGGACCGAAGTTCATTCACATATTCCTGCCCTGTCCTCAAGCGTGGAACTACCCTGTTGAGAAGGGCGTCGAGATTGGCAAGTTGGCTGTCGAGACCGGCTACTGGATAATGTGGGAGCGCATTGGAGAGGAGTTCAAGCTGGACCCTGTTAGTGAGAGATATCGCGACCCTGCAAAGAGAAAGCCCATCGACGAGTTCCTCAAGCTTCAGGGCCGATTCGCGCATCTCTTCAAGCCCACACGAGATGACAAGAAACTGGCTGAGCTAGAGGCCTTCGTGCAGCACCGGTGGGACCTCGTCATGAGGACCTTCACATAG
- the porA gene encoding pyruvate ferredoxin oxidoreductase translates to MKTELMSANYAAARAVVSARVEVVAAYPITPATTVPEQVAYLNEEGIYKGQFIRVESEHSAMFACIGASSTGARAFTATSSNGLLYMDEALHWAAAARLPIVLANINRSVSPSWNIHVTHDDSMSKRDTGWIQFYVASVDELYHTIIQSFRLAEDPRVLMPVMVNADGFVLSHTVSSYDYLEPEEVDKFLPPYKPPHWVMDPANPVSHGNIVFPEYYQEFRYQMHEGALAAQAVYEELEEEYRKLFGKHFGGPIDCYKCEDAEVIFTSQGTIGAEAKDAIDQLREEGYRVGNARIRMYRPFPIRRIRELGGRVKAFASFDRSVSYGFGGPVVNDIRAALYPMKHRPLVKSYIGGLGGRDVTVADIKEIIMDTWNAMEKGELGREETWHDLW, encoded by the coding sequence ATGAAGACAGAACTGATGAGCGCCAACTATGCTGCTGCCAGAGCGGTAGTGTCCGCAAGAGTGGAAGTGGTGGCTGCATACCCCATCACACCTGCAACGACTGTCCCTGAGCAAGTGGCATATCTGAATGAAGAGGGAATCTACAAGGGCCAGTTCATCAGAGTGGAGTCTGAGCACTCGGCGATGTTCGCCTGCATTGGCGCGAGCTCGACTGGGGCACGGGCATTCACTGCGACTTCCTCCAACGGTCTGCTCTACATGGACGAAGCACTCCACTGGGCGGCGGCGGCACGGCTCCCCATCGTACTCGCGAACATCAACAGGTCTGTGAGTCCCAGCTGGAACATCCATGTGACCCATGACGACTCAATGTCAAAGAGGGACACAGGCTGGATTCAATTCTACGTCGCGAGTGTTGACGAGCTCTATCACACCATAATCCAGAGTTTCAGGCTTGCAGAGGATCCACGAGTGCTGATGCCCGTGATGGTCAACGCGGACGGATTTGTGTTGAGCCACACGGTCTCCTCCTACGACTACCTCGAACCCGAGGAGGTGGACAAGTTCCTGCCGCCGTACAAGCCACCTCATTGGGTGATGGACCCTGCCAATCCGGTCTCTCACGGCAACATCGTGTTTCCCGAGTACTATCAGGAGTTTCGCTATCAGATGCACGAGGGGGCCCTTGCGGCGCAGGCGGTCTATGAAGAGCTCGAAGAGGAATACAGGAAGCTCTTCGGCAAGCACTTCGGAGGCCCAATTGACTGTTACAAATGCGAGGATGCCGAAGTGATCTTCACCTCCCAGGGAACCATCGGGGCGGAGGCGAAGGACGCAATCGACCAGCTTCGTGAAGAGGGCTACAGGGTCGGAAATGCGAGAATTCGGATGTACAGGCCATTCCCCATCAGGAGAATCCGAGAACTGGGTGGAAGAGTCAAGGCATTTGCAAGCTTCGACCGTAGCGTGTCTTATGGTTTTGGTGGGCCAGTGGTGAACGATATCCGGGCAGCGCTCTACCCAATGAAACACCGTCCGCTCGTAAAGAGCTATATTGGTGGTCTGGGAGGGCGCGATGTCACTGTGGCTGACATCAAGGAGATCATAATGGACACATGGAACGCCATGGAAAAGGGTGAGCTTGGTCGCGAAGAGACCTGGCACGACTTGTGGTGA
- a CDS encoding 4Fe-4S binding protein: MPKTSYSLPVIGSTGKTGSWRTFDPIIDHENCSKCRTCWLHCPEATISVDEDGTPHIDLDYCKGCGICAQVCPRKCIEMVRTGVGEEADT; encoded by the coding sequence ATGCCGAAGACTTCCTATTCGCTACCTGTGATTGGGTCCACAGGAAAGACAGGGAGTTGGCGGACGTTCGACCCCATAATAGACCATGAGAACTGCAGCAAGTGCCGCACCTGCTGGCTGCACTGTCCCGAAGCGACAATCTCTGTGGATGAGGACGGGACCCCCCACATTGATCTTGACTACTGCAAGGGCTGTGGGATATGTGCTCAGGTCTGCCCCAGAAAGTGTATCGAGATGGTCAGAACAGGTGTGGGTGAGGAGGCAGACACATGA
- a CDS encoding DUF2299 family protein: MTRTAEEIKDAVRDWFSREGIKVESISNPRAEFLFKVKFMRFFFTVVRPNDQRYIQIESQVLISPQHLKLLTVEKMRQFQISAMKFSFSQDVLLGFVEPRPGQPGPQPPGPGFVVSERLYDDAFGEHNLWRTIRRVHDAVDMVIHILNDVTGQTTQKPHEEPESGPSYYT, encoded by the coding sequence ATGACTAGGACTGCTGAGGAGATAAAGGACGCCGTCAGGGACTGGTTCTCCAGAGAAGGCATCAAGGTGGAGAGCATATCCAACCCGCGGGCTGAGTTCTTGTTCAAGGTCAAGTTCATGCGTTTCTTCTTCACCGTGGTCCGTCCCAATGACCAGAGGTATATTCAGATTGAGAGTCAGGTCCTCATATCCCCTCAACACCTGAAACTGCTGACTGTTGAGAAGATGCGCCAGTTCCAGATCAGTGCCATGAAGTTCAGCTTCTCTCAGGACGTGCTGCTTGGCTTCGTCGAACCACGACCCGGACAGCCCGGACCTCAACCACCCGGACCGGGCTTCGTCGTCTCTGAGAGACTCTATGACGATGCCTTCGGCGAACACAACCTCTGGCGCACAATACGCCGTGTGCATGATGCCGTCGACATGGTGATTCATATCCTCAACGACGTGACGGGGCAGACGACTCAGAAGCCTCACGAAGAGCCGGAGAGCGGGCCGTCCTACTATACCTGA
- a CDS encoding DUF2088 domain-containing protein: MSLDPKYGEGFLRLDKDRCRSLAEILPMSASALPEVKMDVWALLEQHWGIFGGSEAEKPDKSGCIVLDNPGWISAGGTVLSAVQSYLVSRGVRPRNTNVVITSTLDSGLMVELPRALSEEIEELGCHVSTHVPSRSEEVVSIGQTASYSTPVELDRTYVESDVRIVIASARPSLITGVSAGPVSILPGLAAERSRIKNRRLALGNMGLLSTDTPCARDAVECAIMAGPCLAVNSIPDWTGNCTKLIVGSPESAWCDDLNSCRGLAEASIPRLFDIAVVSAGGTPRDLTLYDSVDALAAGVAATRRDGVVVLVTECSQGCGPDGFLRGVSENSSSSEVLLSSELRYLEGMEKAWYFWRVLESRRVVLCTRLRAGMVVERLHSEHVKDPDEGVEVALTIAGQDSTVAVIPDGGSTVPVLGRGM; this comes from the coding sequence ATGAGTCTAGACCCGAAGTACGGGGAGGGTTTCCTCAGACTTGACAAGGACAGATGCAGAAGTCTTGCTGAGATACTGCCCATGAGTGCTTCAGCCCTGCCGGAGGTCAAGATGGATGTATGGGCCTTGCTGGAGCAGCATTGGGGCATCTTTGGTGGTAGTGAGGCTGAGAAGCCAGACAAATCGGGATGCATTGTGCTTGACAATCCCGGATGGATTAGCGCAGGTGGCACGGTCTTGTCTGCAGTCCAGTCGTATCTTGTCTCAAGAGGGGTGCGGCCTCGAAACACCAACGTCGTCATCACGTCAACTCTGGACTCTGGACTGATGGTGGAACTGCCAAGGGCGCTGTCAGAGGAGATTGAGGAGCTAGGCTGTCATGTGAGTACGCATGTCCCTTCACGGTCGGAGGAGGTAGTGAGTATTGGCCAGACCGCCTCATATTCCACACCAGTTGAGCTAGACAGAACATATGTCGAGTCCGATGTCAGGATTGTGATTGCTTCAGCGAGGCCAAGTCTCATAACAGGGGTCTCTGCGGGTCCGGTGTCCATCCTCCCTGGGCTTGCTGCAGAGCGGAGTCGTATCAAGAACAGGCGGCTGGCACTCGGCAACATGGGGCTACTGAGTACAGACACGCCGTGTGCAAGGGACGCCGTCGAGTGCGCGATTATGGCCGGTCCGTGTCTCGCGGTGAACTCGATCCCAGACTGGACTGGAAACTGCACAAAGCTGATAGTTGGAAGTCCGGAGAGTGCATGGTGTGACGACTTGAACTCCTGCAGAGGGCTTGCTGAGGCATCCATTCCCCGTCTGTTCGACATTGCGGTTGTCAGTGCAGGCGGCACACCGAGGGACTTGACGCTCTATGACTCGGTGGATGCACTGGCGGCTGGAGTCGCCGCAACGCGACGAGACGGTGTCGTGGTACTGGTAACTGAGTGTTCACAGGGGTGCGGCCCGGACGGGTTTCTGAGAGGGGTGTCCGAAAACAGCTCCTCCTCCGAAGTGCTCCTCTCCTCCGAACTGAGGTATCTCGAGGGCATGGAGAAGGCTTGGTACTTCTGGCGAGTCCTCGAGTCGCGCAGAGTAGTCTTGTGTACGAGGCTGAGGGCGGGCATGGTGGTTGAACGACTTCACTCAGAACATGTGAAGGACCCTGACGAGGGTGTCGAGGTTGCTCTGACCATTGCCGGACAGGACTCTACAGTAGCAGTCATCCCAGACGGTGGCAGTACTGTGCCTGTGCTAGGCAGAGGAATGTGA
- a CDS encoding OB-fold domain-containing protein: MSELPSVEKYKKKIAERAFQAYKCMDCGAVIAPPLGVCYACGGSKMTWTSVSGKGKLVSFTVIHVAPDEFVAEAPYFVAIVELDEGARVAARLAGFDPLKPQEVKLGTRLVLDYVQGKSGKTYLAFRPA, encoded by the coding sequence ATGAGCGAACTGCCTAGCGTAGAGAAGTACAAGAAGAAGATTGCCGAGAGAGCATTTCAGGCATACAAGTGCATGGACTGTGGAGCGGTCATTGCTCCACCGCTGGGAGTATGCTACGCCTGTGGTGGCAGCAAGATGACGTGGACGAGCGTCTCAGGCAAGGGGAAACTGGTCTCGTTTACTGTGATACATGTGGCTCCCGACGAGTTCGTCGCTGAGGCCCCATACTTTGTTGCCATAGTCGAACTTGACGAGGGAGCTCGGGTGGCAGCAAGGCTGGCGGGCTTTGATCCACTGAAGCCACAGGAAGTGAAGCTTGGTACTAGGCTTGTCCTCGACTATGTGCAGGGCAAGTCTGGGAAGACCTATCTGGCGTTCAGACCCGCCTAG